A stretch of the Streptococcus suis genome encodes the following:
- a CDS encoding CvpA family protein, translated as MITLAIIFILVWSFYIGYSRGIVLQTFYGLGTIVSLMVASAHFMKLAQFLYLWVPFANATQGSYNYFFDEKYLFDLDKVFYAGLSFLLLYVAVYALVRFIGIFIHLLEGFNPNTQLSNLISGIVAVMVTFISLQIVMVLLSSIPLAVVQEKLHSSFLANFMIQYTPFTSSFFKSLWLSNITG; from the coding sequence GAGTTTTTATATCGGATATAGCAGAGGTATAGTGTTACAAACTTTCTATGGTTTAGGAACTATTGTTTCATTAATGGTTGCATCTGCACATTTCATGAAGTTGGCACAATTTTTATACCTCTGGGTTCCGTTTGCAAATGCAACTCAGGGAAGTTATAACTATTTCTTTGATGAGAAGTATCTTTTTGACTTAGATAAGGTTTTTTATGCGGGGTTATCATTTTTGCTACTCTATGTAGCTGTTTATGCCTTGGTTCGTTTTATAGGAATTTTTATCCATCTTTTAGAAGGTTTTAATCCAAATACTCAGTTGAGCAATCTCATCAGTGGCATTGTAGCGGTTATGGTAACCTTTATTTCCCTGCAGATTGTGATGGTTCTATTGTCTAGTATTCCACTTGCAGTGGTGCAAGAGAAGCTTCATAGTAGTTTTCTTGCCAATTTCATGATTCAATACACACCATTCACTAGTAGTTTTTTTAAATCTCTCTGGTTGAGTAATATTACAGGGTAA